A segment of the Leptotrichia massiliensis genome:
AATGGTTTAGTAAGGGAAAAGATAATAATTTGAGAGAAAAGGCAGTTATAAAAGGTGTTATACGAGATGGGAGAAAGTTTTATAACTGGATTTTTTTTGATAAAAATAATAAGATTGTAACAAGAGAAGAATATGATGAATTTGGGAAAAAGTGTGATTTGAAAAATAAGAGTTAAAAAATATGTAAAATAGTAAAAAAATAACATGATTAAAGAAACTGACAATAGTTTGATAATCATGTTTTTTATTATGTATTAATATTACTCTTTCTGTATTATAAGTTCTTTGTATTGTATCACATAAATTATTTTTTCGTAAGTTTTTGTGTTTTAAAATAATTTTTAATTTTAATATTTTTAAAAAATATGTTATACTTTTATAAGAAAGATAAAAGTTAAAACGAGGAGAGTTTATGAAAAAAATATTATTTGTGTTAATGTTAACAGTAATAGGAAATACGTTCACAGCACCAAAATCACAAAAAACTAAAAATACTAGAATAACAACAAGCAGAATATCAGAAAATGATAGAAAAGAAATTGAAAATACTGTCGAAATGGCAATGCAGCCGTTTATAAATATAGTTAAAAATACTGTAGAGACTGAAATTAATAAACAGTCTTCAAAAATTCCAATAGACAGTTTATTTCCAAAAGATTATGTCATGAGTAGTGCTTTGAAAAAGGAAATTGGGAAAAAATATACAGATGAAATAATAAAAGTTGTAATAAATGGTATGAAACCAAAAATTGCTGTAAAAAAGATTAACTATGTTTCTCAAAATGAAGTTCAAGTAAATTATGAGATGAAAGTCAAAAATTTAGATAAAGTTTGGGATTTACTAGATTTTGATGAACAAATGGAAAAACAATTTTTAACAAAAATAGGAGTCAAAAGTATAGACGAAGCAGAAAAAATTATGAAAAATAAAGGAAATGATGAATTAAAGAAAAAATATTATTATGTAATGCTAGATGAAATGGTAAATTTTGTTAATGAAGAAATAAAAAAGACAAAAGAGGAAGAAATCTGGATAGACGATATGTCAGTTACGGTTAAAAAAATAAATGGGAAATGGCAAGTTCAAGATACAAATAATTAGAAATAAGTTTAATAAAAATAAATTAAAAAATAAGGAGAGTAAAGATGAAAAAAATATTATTTTTGATTATGTTAATAGTTATGGGAAACACTTTTGCAGAAAATAATCAAGTGCAACAAAATGTACCAGTAAAAACAGTAGAAAATGAAGATATGGAAATAAAAAGAGTACTTTCAAGTAGATTACAATCGTTTTTTTTCACAATTGTAAATGCTGGAATACAAGATAATGAGAAAAGACTCGAAAAAGAAGCTTATAATAGATTATTTAAAAAAGACTATATCATAAGTAATACATTAAAATATGAAATTGTAGACAAATATATAAGAACAATTTCAAGAATTACAGCGAGAGAAACCCCATTAAGATTTGACATAAAACAAATAGAATATCTTTCAGATGATGAAGTGGAAGTAGTTTATGATATAAAATCTAAAAATTTGAAAAATGTTTCGGATATGTTGGATTTGGATGAAGAAACAGAAAGACAAATTATGGAAAAAGCTAAAATTAGTAGTGTAAGTGAATTGGAACAAATTATGAAAAATAAGGGAAATGAGCCAATAAAACGAAATTACTACAGTATTGCAATAACTAAAAGAATAAAAATGTTTGAAGCAGAAGTAAAAAAAATAACTGAAGAAGAAATTTTAGTTGAAAATGCACCAGCAACATTGAAAAAAATAAATGGAAAATGGCAAGTTGAAAGTTTAGAAAAAAAATTGAAAGGTGCTAAATAAAGAAATATGAACTACACTTAAAATTTTGCAAACAAGATGGCAAGTGTAGTTTTTTTCTAAAATAATAAAAAAAGTTAAACTAAATACAATAAACCAAAGATTACTTTATTAAACAATTCTTTATATAATTTAAAAAATAATTTTTAAAATTATAAAATAAAGTGTTGACAAAATCGAAATTTTTTTGTATAATGGTTCTTGTCTTAGGAAATAATTGTTGGGCTGTCGCCAAGCGGTAAGGCACTGGACTTTGACTCCAGCATGCAATGGTTCGAATCCATTCAGCCCAGCCATTTTAATTATAAAATATGTGATGTATAACTACTAATTTTTATAGTGGTTTTTTTTATTATAAAAAAGCGAAAAAATTATATAATTTTTAGTAATTCTAGTATAAAATTTTATTAATTTCTGACTGTTGAAAATTAAACAAAAATATGGTATACTCAAATTGTATAGAATAATATATTTTTTAATATATTAAAATTTTTAGGAGGTATTATTAAAATGGCAGTTAAAGTAGCAATTAATGGATTTGGAAGAATCGGAAGATTAGCATTAAGATTATTAGCTGAACAAACAGACAAATTTGAAGTGGTGGCAATTAATGATTTGACAGACGCTAAAATGTTAGCGCACTTATTCAAATATGATTCATCTCAAGGAAGATTCAATGGAACTATCGAAGTTAAAGAAGGAGCTTTCGTAGTAAACGGTAAAGAAATCAAAACTTTCGCAAAAGCTAACCCTGAAGAATTACCTTGGGGAGAATTAGGTGTTGACGTAGTATTGGAAGCTACAGGATTCTTTGCTACAAAAGATAAAGCAGAATTACACGTTAAAGCAGGAGCTAAAAAAGTAGTTATTACTGCACCTGGTGGAAACGATGTTAAAACAGTTGTTTACAATGTAAACCACGAAATTTTAGATGGATCTGAAACAGTTATTTCAGGAGCTTCTTGTACAACTAACTGTTTAGCACCAATGGCTAAAGCATTAAACGATAACTTTGGTGTTGTAACTGGTACAATGACAACTATCCACGCTTACACTGGAGACCAAAATACTTTAG
Coding sequences within it:
- the gap gene encoding type I glyceraldehyde-3-phosphate dehydrogenase, with the translated sequence MAVKVAINGFGRIGRLALRLLAEQTDKFEVVAINDLTDAKMLAHLFKYDSSQGRFNGTIEVKEGAFVVNGKEIKTFAKANPEELPWGELGVDVVLEATGFFATKDKAELHVKAGAKKVVITAPGGNDVKTVVYNVNHEILDGSETVISGASCTTNCLAPMAKALNDNFGVVTGTMTTIHAYTGDQNTLDAPHRKGDLRRARAAAVNIVPNSTGAAKAIGLVVPELNGKLDGAAQRVPVPTGSLTELVSILEKKVTVEEVNAAMKAAANESFGYTEEELVSSDIVGIHFGSLFDATQTKIVQNGDTQLVKTVSWYDNEMSYTAQLIRTLGYFASKIAK